The Callithrix jacchus isolate 240 chromosome 20, calJac240_pri, whole genome shotgun sequence genome has a window encoding:
- the COG8 gene encoding conserved oligomeric Golgi complex subunit 8 isoform X3 yields MAATAISSSSASATAAALGEVEDEGLLASLFRDRFPEAQWRERPDVGRYLRELSGSGLERLRREPERLAEERAQLLQQTRDLAFANYKTFIRGAECTERIHCLFGDVEASLSRLLDRLPSFQQSCRNFVKEAEEISSNRRMNSLTLNRHTEILEILEIPQLMDTCVRNSYYEEALELAAYVRRLERKYSSIPVIQGIVNEVRQSMQLMLSQLIQQLRTSIQLPACLRVIGYLWRMDVFTEAELRVKFLQARDAWLRSILTAIPNDDPYFHITKTIEACRVHLFDIITQYRAIFSDEDPLLPPVMGEHTVNESAIFHGWVLQKVSQFLQLLETDLNRGIGSRLDSLLGQCMYFGLSFSRVGADFRGQLAPVFQRVAIRTFQKAIQQTVEKFQDEMNSYTLMSAPAILGSSNMPTAVPATQPGTLQPPMVLLDFPPLACFLNNILVAFNDLRLCCPVALAQDVTGSLEDALAKVTQIILAFHRAEEAAFSSGEQELFVQFCTVFLEDLIPYLNRCLQVLFPPAQIAQTLGIPPTQLSKYGNIGHVNIGAIEEPLAFILPKRETLLALDDQALGPELTAPTPEPPAEEPRLNPNGEQVVWQASGWAARIIQHEMDHLQGCLFIDKMDSTTFTNIFWMEAND; encoded by the exons ATGGCGGCGACGGCGATTAGCTCATCGTCAGCCTCGGCCACGGCGGCGGCTCTCGGTGAGGTGGAGGATGAAGGGCTCCTAGCGTCGCTGTTCCGAGACCGCTTCCCGGAAGCCCAGTGGCGCGAGCGGCCCGATGTGGGCCGCTATCTCCGGGAGTTGAGCGGCTCGGGGCTGGAGCGGCTGCGGCGCGAGCCCGAGCGCCTGGCGGAGGAGCGGGCTCAGCTGTTGCAGCAGACGCGTGACTTGGCTTTCGCCAACTACAAGACCTTCATCCGTGGCGCCGAGTGCACCGAGCGCATCCACTGCCTCTTTGGAGACGTGGAGGCGTCGCTCAGTCGCCTGCTCGACCGCTTGCCCAGCTTCCAGCAGAGCTGCAG GAACTTTGTGAAGGAAGCTGAAGAGATCAGCTCCAACCGCCGGATGAACAGCTTGACTCTAAACCGGCACACAGAAATCCTGGAAATACTAGAGATTCCTCAGCTCATGGACACCTGTGTCCGGAACAGTTATTATGAAGAGGCCCTGGAGCTCGCAGCCTATGTACGCCGACTGGAGAGGAAATACTCTTCCATCCCTGTCATCCAG ggCATCGTGAATGAAGTGCGCCAGTCCATGCAGCTAATGCTGAGCCAGCTGATCCAGCAACTGAGGACCAGCATCCAGCTCCCTGCCTGCCTCCGTGTCATTGGCTACCTGTGGCGCATGGATGTCTTCACTGAGGCCGAGCTGAGGGTGAAGTTTCTTCAGGCCCGGGATGCTTGGCTCCGGTCCATCCTGACTGCCATTCCTAATGATGATCCCTATTTCCATATCACGAAAACCATCGAGGCCTGCCGTGTCCATCTCTTTGATATCATCACCCAGTACCGTGCCATCTTCTCAGACGAGGACCCACTACTGCCCCCTGTCATGGGTGAGCACACTGTGAATGAGAGTGCCATTTTCCACGGCTGGGTGCTACAGAAAGTCTCACAGTTCCTGCAGTTGCTGGAGACCGACCTTAACCGGGGCATAGGCAGCCGCCTGGACTCTCTGCTGGGCCAGTGCATGTACTTTGGGCTGTCCTTCAGCCGGGTGGGAGCTGATTTCCGGGGCCAGTTAGCTCCTGTTTTCCAGCGGGTGGCCATCCGCACTTTCCAGAAAGCAATTCAACAAACAGTGGAGAAATTCCAGGATGAAATGAACTCCTACACTCTCATGTCAGCTCCAGCCATTCTGGGCAGCAGTAACATGCCTACTGCTGTGCCAGCCACTCAGCCAGGGACACTGCAGCCACCGATGGTGCTCCTAGATTTCCCCCCCCTCGCCTGCTTCCTCAACAATATTCTGGTTGCCTTCAATGATCTGCGCCTCTGCTGCCCTGTAGCCCTGGCCCAGGACGTGACTGGGTCCTTAGAAGATGCCCTTGCCAAG GTAACTCAAATAATCCTGGCTTTTCATCGCGCTGAAGAAGCTGCCTTCAGCAGCGGGGAGCAAGAGCTCTTCGTCCAGTTCTGCACTGTCTTCCTGGAAGACCTCATTCCATATTTAAATCGCTGTCTCCAGGTCCTTTTTCCACCAGCTCAGATAGCACAGACTTTAG GCATTCCTCCCACTCAGCTCTCCAAGTACGGAAACATCGGGCATGTGAACATCGGCGCCATTGAGGAGCCCCTCGCCTTTATCCTGCCAAAGAGAGAGACGCTCTTGGCCCTGGATGACCAGGCGCTGGGGCCCGAGCTCACAGCTCCAACACCAGAGCCTCCCGCCGAGGAGCCCC GGCTGAACCCCAATGGAGAACAGGTGGTGTGGCAGGCAAGCGGGTGGGCAGCCCGCATCATCCAGCACGAGATGGACCACCTTCAGGGCTGCCTCTTCATTGACAAAATGGACAGCACGACATTCACAAACATCTTTTGGATGGAGGCAAATGACTAA
- the COG8 gene encoding conserved oligomeric Golgi complex subunit 8 isoform X2 produces MSRLWCALLLRRLWVRLAWGRAAAGGARACGSKAAPDGVEGPALRRSYWRHLRRLVRGPPEPPFLHVCQVGDPVLRGVAAPVEREQLGGPELQRLVQRLVQVMRRQHCVGLSAPQLGVPRQVLALELTQALCQKTPPRQRALRQMEPFPLRVFVNPSLRVLDSRLVTFPEGCESVAGFLACVPRFQAVEISGLNPNGEQVVWQASGWAARIIQHEMDHLQGCLFIDKMDSTTFTNIFWMEAND; encoded by the exons ATGTCCCGCCTATGGTGCGCGCTGCTGCTTCGGCGGCTGTGGGTCCGGTTGGCCTGGGGAAGGGCAGCAGCCGGTGGTGCCCGAGCTTGCGGCTCCAAGGCGGCCCCTGACGGCGTCGAGGGCCCGGCGCTCCGTCGCTCCTATTGGCGCCACCTGAGGCGCCTAGTGCGGGGGCCGCCTGAACCGCCGTTCCTGCACGTGTGCCAGGTCGGGGACCCGGTGCTGCGCGGCGTGGCGGCCCCGGTGGAGCGTGAGCAGCTGGGAGGGCCCGAGCTGCAGCGGCTGGTGCAGCGGCTGGTGCAGGTGATGCGGCGGCAGCACTGCGTGGGCCTGAGCGCCCCGCAGCTGGGGGTGCCGCGGCAGGTGCTGGCGCTGGAGCTCACCCAGGCGCTGTGTCAGAAGACCCCGCCGCGCCAGCGCGCCCTTCGCCAGATGGAGCCCTTCCCCCTGCGCGTGTTCGTGAACCCCAGCCTGCGGGTGCTGGACAGCCGCCTGGTCACCTTCCCCGAGGGCTGCGAGAGCGTCGCCGGCTTCCTGGCCTGCGTGCCCCGCTTCCAGGCGGTGGAAATCTCAG GGCTGAACCCCAATGGAGAACAGGTGGTGTGGCAGGCAAGCGGGTGGGCAGCCCGCATCATCCAGCACGAGATGGACCACCTTCAGGGCTGCCTCTTCATTGACAAAATGGACAGCACGACATTCACAAACATCTTTTGGATGGAGGCAAATGACTAA
- the COG8 gene encoding conserved oligomeric Golgi complex subunit 8 isoform X1 — protein MAATAISSSSASATAAALGEVEDEGLLASLFRDRFPEAQWRERPDVGRYLRELSGSGLERLRREPERLAEERAQLLQQTRDLAFANYKTFIRGAECTERIHCLFGDVEASLSRLLDRLPSFQQSCRNFVKEAEEISSNRRMNSLTLNRHTEILEILEIPQLMDTCVRNSYYEEALELAAYVRRLERKYSSIPVIQGIVNEVRQSMQLMLSQLIQQLRTSIQLPACLRVIGYLWRMDVFTEAELRVKFLQARDAWLRSILTAIPNDDPYFHITKTIEACRVHLFDIITQYRAIFSDEDPLLPPVMGEHTVNESAIFHGWVLQKVSQFLQLLETDLNRGIGSRLDSLLGQCMYFGLSFSRVGADFRGQLAPVFQRVAIRTFQKAIQQTVEKFQDEMNSYTLMSAPAILGSSNMPTAVPATQPGTLQPPMVLLDFPPLACFLNNILVAFNDLRLCCPVALAQDVTGSLEDALAKVTQIILAFHRAEEAAFSSGEQELFVQFCTVFLEDLIPYLNRCLQVLFPPAQIAQTLGIPPTQLSKYGNIGHVNIGAIEEPLAFILPKRETLLALDDQALGPELTAPTPEPPAEEPRLEPAGLACPEGERAEAEAELPSVEP, from the exons ATGGCGGCGACGGCGATTAGCTCATCGTCAGCCTCGGCCACGGCGGCGGCTCTCGGTGAGGTGGAGGATGAAGGGCTCCTAGCGTCGCTGTTCCGAGACCGCTTCCCGGAAGCCCAGTGGCGCGAGCGGCCCGATGTGGGCCGCTATCTCCGGGAGTTGAGCGGCTCGGGGCTGGAGCGGCTGCGGCGCGAGCCCGAGCGCCTGGCGGAGGAGCGGGCTCAGCTGTTGCAGCAGACGCGTGACTTGGCTTTCGCCAACTACAAGACCTTCATCCGTGGCGCCGAGTGCACCGAGCGCATCCACTGCCTCTTTGGAGACGTGGAGGCGTCGCTCAGTCGCCTGCTCGACCGCTTGCCCAGCTTCCAGCAGAGCTGCAG GAACTTTGTGAAGGAAGCTGAAGAGATCAGCTCCAACCGCCGGATGAACAGCTTGACTCTAAACCGGCACACAGAAATCCTGGAAATACTAGAGATTCCTCAGCTCATGGACACCTGTGTCCGGAACAGTTATTATGAAGAGGCCCTGGAGCTCGCAGCCTATGTACGCCGACTGGAGAGGAAATACTCTTCCATCCCTGTCATCCAG ggCATCGTGAATGAAGTGCGCCAGTCCATGCAGCTAATGCTGAGCCAGCTGATCCAGCAACTGAGGACCAGCATCCAGCTCCCTGCCTGCCTCCGTGTCATTGGCTACCTGTGGCGCATGGATGTCTTCACTGAGGCCGAGCTGAGGGTGAAGTTTCTTCAGGCCCGGGATGCTTGGCTCCGGTCCATCCTGACTGCCATTCCTAATGATGATCCCTATTTCCATATCACGAAAACCATCGAGGCCTGCCGTGTCCATCTCTTTGATATCATCACCCAGTACCGTGCCATCTTCTCAGACGAGGACCCACTACTGCCCCCTGTCATGGGTGAGCACACTGTGAATGAGAGTGCCATTTTCCACGGCTGGGTGCTACAGAAAGTCTCACAGTTCCTGCAGTTGCTGGAGACCGACCTTAACCGGGGCATAGGCAGCCGCCTGGACTCTCTGCTGGGCCAGTGCATGTACTTTGGGCTGTCCTTCAGCCGGGTGGGAGCTGATTTCCGGGGCCAGTTAGCTCCTGTTTTCCAGCGGGTGGCCATCCGCACTTTCCAGAAAGCAATTCAACAAACAGTGGAGAAATTCCAGGATGAAATGAACTCCTACACTCTCATGTCAGCTCCAGCCATTCTGGGCAGCAGTAACATGCCTACTGCTGTGCCAGCCACTCAGCCAGGGACACTGCAGCCACCGATGGTGCTCCTAGATTTCCCCCCCCTCGCCTGCTTCCTCAACAATATTCTGGTTGCCTTCAATGATCTGCGCCTCTGCTGCCCTGTAGCCCTGGCCCAGGACGTGACTGGGTCCTTAGAAGATGCCCTTGCCAAG GTAACTCAAATAATCCTGGCTTTTCATCGCGCTGAAGAAGCTGCCTTCAGCAGCGGGGAGCAAGAGCTCTTCGTCCAGTTCTGCACTGTCTTCCTGGAAGACCTCATTCCATATTTAAATCGCTGTCTCCAGGTCCTTTTTCCACCAGCTCAGATAGCACAGACTTTAG GCATTCCTCCCACTCAGCTCTCCAAGTACGGAAACATCGGGCATGTGAACATCGGCGCCATTGAGGAGCCCCTCGCCTTTATCCTGCCAAAGAGAGAGACGCTCTTGGCCCTGGATGACCAGGCGCTGGGGCCCGAGCTCACAGCTCCAACACCAGAGCCTCCCGCCGAGGAGCCCCGCCTGGAGCCTGCGGGCCTAGCCTGTCCGGAGGGAGAGCGAGCAGAAGCAGAGGCGGAACTGCCCAGTGTGGAGCCCTAG
- the NIP7 gene encoding 60S ribosome subunit biogenesis protein NIP7 homolog — MRPLTEEETRVMFEKIAKYIGENLQLLVDRPDGTYCFRLHNDRVYYVSEKIMKLAANISGDKLVSLGTCFGKFTKTHKFRLHVTALDYLAPYAKYKVWIKPGAEQSFLYGNHVLKSGLGRITENTSQYQGVVVYSMADVPLGFGVAAKSTQDCRKVDPMAIVVFHQADIGEYVRHEETLT, encoded by the exons ATGCGGCCTTTGACTGAAGAGGAGACCCGTGTCATGTTTGAGAAGATCGCGAAATA CATTGGGGAGAATCTTCAGCTGCTGGTGGACCGGCCAGACGGCACCTACTGTTTCCGGCTGCACAACGACCGGGTGTACTATGTGAG TGAGAAGATTATGAAGCTGGCCGCCAATATCTCTGGAGACAAGCTGGTGTCTCTGGGGACCTGCTTCGGAAAGTTCACTAAGACCCACAAGTTTCGGTTGCACGTCACAGCCCTGGATTACCTTGCACCTTATGCCAAG TATAAAGTGTGGATAAAGCCTGGCGCAGAGCAGTCCTTCCTTTATGGGAACCATGTGTTGAAATCTGGTCTGGGTCGAATCACCGAAAATACTTCTCAGTACCAGGGCGTGGTGGTATACTCCATGGCAGACGTCCCTTTG GGTTTTGGGGTGGCAGCAAAATCTACACAAGACTGCAGAAAAGTAGACCCCATGGCGATTGTGGTGTTTCATCAAGCAGACATTGGGGAATATGTGCGGCATGAAGAGACGCTGACTTAA